Proteins from a genomic interval of Deinococcus radiopugnans ATCC 19172:
- a CDS encoding response regulator transcription factor codes for MTSPCILIIEDDLDIANVLKMDLTDAGFEVEHADSAMNGLIKAREDHPALILLDLGLPDFDGGDVVQRLRKNSAVPIIVLTARDTVDEKVRLLGLGADDYLIKPFHPDELLARVKVQLRQRTTESLSMGDLTLDPQKRLVTYKAEELRLSPKEFDILALLIRQPGRVYSRQEIGQEIWQGRLPEGSNVVDVHMANLRAKLRDLDGYGLLRTVRGVGYALRG; via the coding sequence GTGACCTCCCCTTGCATTCTGATCATCGAAGATGACCTGGACATCGCCAACGTCCTGAAAATGGACCTGACCGACGCCGGGTTCGAGGTCGAGCATGCCGATTCGGCCATGAACGGCCTGATCAAGGCCCGTGAAGACCACCCCGCGCTGATTCTGCTGGACCTGGGCCTGCCTGACTTCGACGGCGGCGATGTGGTTCAGCGCCTGCGCAAGAACAGCGCCGTGCCGATCATCGTGCTGACCGCCCGCGACACCGTAGACGAGAAGGTGCGCCTCCTCGGCCTGGGCGCCGACGATTACCTGATCAAGCCCTTTCACCCCGACGAGCTGCTGGCCCGCGTCAAGGTGCAGCTGCGCCAGCGCACCACCGAGAGCCTGAGCATGGGCGACCTGACCCTCGATCCGCAAAAGCGGCTGGTCACCTACAAGGCCGAGGAACTGCGGCTGTCGCCCAAGGAATTCGACATCCTGGCACTCCTGATCCGGCAGCCGGGCCGGGTGTACTCGCGCCAGGAGATCGGCCAGGAGATCTGGCAGGGCCGCCTGCCCGAGGGCAGCAACGTGGTGGACGTGCACATGGCGAACCTGCGGGCCAAATTGCGCGATCTGGACGGCTACGGCCTGCTGCGAACGGTGCGCGGCGTCGGCTATGCCCTGCGCGGCTGA
- a CDS encoding PAS domain-containing sensor histidine kinase — MSAPTDVPDLPAETPSAAAPFVGAEAAALLSALPDPTVWVRADGQFTLNAAAHERLGAADGQPHNWTALFLPEAAQALRGATALALRGEASRLSVTMPGAVAPALATVTPAGPGAALLHFRESHDPLEVALEIMDSLGLGMTVQGSDTRILHANASAPAILGLSPEQLSGRDSLDPRWQAVHPDGSAFPGTTHPSVQALQTGQAQLEVPMGVFHPATGEWRWLEVTAIPRRAPGMDRPAQVTTVFADVTERRHTREELRRSEQRFRSLVEATAQIVFTADAQGHFAGRQHDWEAFTGQAPAQYLNPEAAVEAIHPEDREPTLRAWAEILDSGQAYTIEHRLRRADGVYVPMQIRAVPLRGEDGSVREWVGTYTDISAVREAEAALKALNAQLEGRVAVRTQELADVTRFSTLLLTAAGEGVFGLDASGRTTFANPAAARLLGYSVERLIGSHQHALIHHSHPDGTPYPVTECPIHQTLQDGQTRRLEHDVLWHAQGHPVPVSCVVTPMHSGTGQITGAVLMVQDTTERLRVQTQLQEAIAELERSNTDLEQFAYIASHDLQEPLRTLGSYAELLGRRYEGQLDERAGLYLGFMQDAVGRMRGLIQDLLEFSRVGRGESAPAPLALDAAMQAAVHSVEAALQGDGTPGDRASLTWETPHTVLAHAPLIAPLLTNLVGNGLKFTAPGQPARVQVQSRREGDLIHITVRDNGIGIAPEYQERVFDIFQRLHRREDYAGNGMGLAICRKIVEHHGGTLWLESVPLPAPDHGSTFHFTLPAAPEESSPSTPVPPEPHHA; from the coding sequence GTGAGCGCCCCGACCGACGTGCCCGACCTGCCCGCCGAGACCCCATCCGCCGCTGCCCCCTTTGTCGGGGCCGAGGCCGCCGCCCTGCTGTCGGCCCTGCCCGACCCCACGGTGTGGGTGCGGGCGGACGGCCAGTTCACGCTGAACGCCGCCGCGCACGAGCGTCTGGGGGCCGCAGACGGCCAGCCGCACAACTGGACCGCCCTGTTTCTGCCGGAAGCCGCCCAGGCGCTGCGCGGCGCCACCGCCCTGGCGCTGCGCGGAGAGGCCTCCCGGCTGTCGGTCACCATGCCCGGCGCGGTGGCCCCCGCGCTGGCCACCGTCACCCCCGCCGGGCCAGGGGCGGCGCTGCTGCATTTCCGGGAGTCGCACGACCCGCTGGAAGTGGCGCTGGAGATCATGGACAGCCTGGGCCTGGGCATGACCGTGCAGGGGTCAGACACCCGGATTCTGCACGCCAATGCCTCGGCCCCGGCCATCCTGGGCCTCAGCCCCGAACAGCTCAGCGGGCGCGATTCGCTGGACCCGCGCTGGCAGGCCGTCCACCCCGACGGTTCGGCGTTTCCTGGCACCACCCATCCGTCGGTCCAGGCGCTACAGACCGGGCAGGCGCAGCTGGAGGTGCCGATGGGCGTGTTCCACCCGGCCACCGGAGAATGGCGCTGGCTGGAGGTCACCGCCATTCCGCGCCGCGCGCCGGGCATGGACCGCCCCGCCCAGGTCACCACCGTGTTCGCCGACGTGACCGAGCGGCGACACACCCGCGAGGAGCTGCGCCGCAGCGAGCAGCGCTTCCGCTCGCTGGTGGAGGCCACCGCGCAGATCGTGTTCACGGCGGACGCGCAGGGCCACTTTGCTGGCCGTCAACACGACTGGGAAGCGTTCACCGGCCAGGCCCCAGCGCAGTACCTGAACCCCGAGGCCGCCGTCGAGGCCATTCATCCGGAAGACCGGGAGCCGACGCTGCGGGCCTGGGCCGAAATTCTGGACAGTGGGCAGGCCTACACCATCGAACACCGCCTGCGCCGCGCCGACGGCGTGTACGTGCCCATGCAGATCCGCGCGGTGCCGCTGCGCGGCGAGGACGGCAGCGTGCGCGAATGGGTGGGCACCTACACCGACATCAGCGCCGTGCGCGAGGCCGAGGCCGCCCTGAAGGCGCTGAATGCCCAGCTGGAGGGCCGCGTGGCGGTCCGCACCCAGGAGCTGGCCGACGTCACGCGCTTTTCCACGCTGCTGCTGACGGCGGCGGGCGAGGGCGTGTTCGGGCTGGACGCCTCGGGCCGCACCACCTTCGCCAATCCGGCGGCGGCGCGGCTGCTGGGATACAGCGTCGAGCGCCTGATCGGCAGCCATCAGCACGCGCTGATCCACCACAGTCACCCCGACGGCACGCCGTACCCGGTGACCGAGTGTCCCATCCACCAGACCCTGCAAGACGGCCAGACCCGCCGCCTGGAACACGACGTGCTGTGGCACGCCCAGGGCCATCCGGTGCCGGTGTCGTGCGTGGTCACGCCGATGCACTCGGGCACCGGGCAGATCACAGGCGCGGTGCTGATGGTGCAGGACACCACCGAACGCCTGCGCGTCCAGACCCAGCTGCAGGAGGCCATCGCGGAGCTGGAGCGCAGCAACACCGATCTGGAACAGTTCGCGTACATCGCCAGCCATGACCTGCAGGAGCCGCTGCGGACGCTGGGCAGCTACGCCGAGCTGCTGGGCCGGCGCTACGAGGGCCAGCTCGACGAGCGCGCCGGCCTGTACCTGGGCTTTATGCAGGACGCGGTGGGGCGTATGCGCGGCCTGATCCAGGACCTGCTGGAATTCTCGCGGGTGGGCCGGGGCGAGAGCGCGCCCGCGCCGCTGGCGCTGGACGCGGCCATGCAGGCGGCGGTCCACAGCGTGGAGGCGGCCCTGCAGGGCGACGGCACGCCGGGGGACCGGGCCAGCCTGACGTGGGAGACCCCCCACACCGTGCTGGCCCACGCCCCGCTGATCGCGCCGCTGCTGACCAATCTGGTGGGCAACGGCCTGAAATTCACCGCCCCCGGACAGCCCGCGCGCGTGCAGGTCCAGTCGCGCCGCGAGGGTGACCTGATCCACATCACGGTGCGCGACAACGGCATCGGCATCGCGCCGGAGTACCAGGAGCGGGTCTTTGATATCTTTCAGCGCCTGCACCGCCGCGAGGATTACGCCGGAAACGGAATGGGGCTGGCCATCTGTCGTAAGATTGTCGAGCATCACGGGGGAACGCTGTGGCTGGAATCCGTGCCGTTGCCCGCCCCGGACCACGGCAGCACCTTTCACTTCACCCTGCCTGCCGCCCCCGAAGAGTCCTCCCCCTCCACCCCGGTACCCCCAGAACCCCACCATGCCTGA
- a CDS encoding response regulator has product MPDTPLHPPAMRQVEILLVEDSEPDILLTLEAFEEARVPNRLHVARDGVEALRFLRSEGEYADAPRPDLILLDINMPRKNGLEVLREIKADPALGSIPVLMLTTSQADDDVRHSYERHASGYMVKPVGFENFLHAIRAFEDFWLTFVRFPPRV; this is encoded by the coding sequence ATGCCTGACACCCCCCTGCACCCGCCCGCCATGCGCCAGGTCGAGATCCTTCTCGTCGAGGACAGCGAACCCGACATCCTGCTGACCCTGGAAGCCTTCGAGGAAGCCCGCGTGCCCAACCGGCTGCATGTGGCGCGCGACGGCGTGGAGGCCCTGCGTTTCCTGCGGAGCGAGGGCGAATATGCCGATGCCCCGCGTCCGGACCTGATTCTGCTGGACATCAACATGCCGCGCAAGAACGGCCTGGAAGTGCTGCGCGAGATCAAGGCCGACCCGGCGCTGGGCAGCATTCCGGTCCTGATGCTGACCACCAGCCAGGCCGACGACGACGTGCGCCACTCCTACGAACGCCACGCCAGCGGCTACATGGTCAAGCCGGTGGGCTTCGAGAACTTTTTGCACGCCATCCGCGCCTTCGAGGACTTCTGGTTGACCTTCGTGCGCTTCCCGCCGCGCGTGTAA
- a CDS encoding HD domain-containing protein, with product MNREQAYTLMLEHTPSASLRRHMLNVEAAMRWYARHWGEDEEQYAVTGLLHDFDYELHPEEHPTWGVQYLRQNTDTSPEVLDAIMGHAAYTGTPRTTRLAQTLFAVDELTGLVQAAALVRPDGDVRQVELKSLKKRFKNRAFAAGVNREEVQQGAQELDVDLDEHMAHVLTAMREMDSAPV from the coding sequence ATGAACCGCGAACAGGCCTACACGCTCATGCTGGAACACACCCCGTCGGCGTCGTTGCGGCGGCACATGCTGAACGTGGAGGCCGCCATGCGCTGGTACGCCCGCCACTGGGGCGAGGACGAGGAACAGTACGCCGTGACCGGGCTGCTGCACGACTTCGACTACGAGTTGCATCCCGAAGAACATCCGACGTGGGGGGTACAGTACCTGCGGCAGAACACCGACACTTCCCCCGAGGTGCTGGACGCGATCATGGGCCACGCGGCCTACACGGGCACGCCGCGCACCACCCGGCTGGCACAGACGCTGTTCGCGGTGGACGAACTGACCGGACTGGTGCAGGCGGCGGCGCTGGTCCGCCCGGACGGCGACGTGCGGCAGGTGGAGCTAAAAAGCCTGAAAAAGCGCTTCAAGAACCGGGCCTTCGCGGCGGGCGTCAACCGGGAAGAGGTGCAGCAGGGCGCGCAGGAACTGGACGTGGACCTCGACGAGCACATGGCCCATGTCCTGACGGCCATGCGGGAGATGGACTCCGCGCCGGTGTGA
- a CDS encoding HNH endonuclease, with product MTVKGKVEELGRPSHGTAAVPDVNAGARVVPDLNAPRVLVLNASYEPLHVTSTKRAITLLQYGVAEVLEDSGDVIRSPSTTLTVPSVIRLRRYVRRPRVHPVPFNRRNVLRRDTFTCQYCGASEELTMDHVLPRSRGGRHNWDNVVTACRACNQRKGDRTPDEAAMPLRTRPHAPTFGVYAHGQFAHWQPEWANYIR from the coding sequence ATGACAGTCAAGGGCAAGGTGGAAGAACTCGGGCGACCATCTCACGGCACCGCCGCAGTTCCGGACGTCAACGCCGGGGCGCGCGTGGTGCCGGACCTGAACGCGCCGCGCGTGCTGGTGCTGAATGCCTCTTACGAGCCGCTGCACGTCACCAGCACCAAGCGGGCCATCACGCTGCTGCAGTACGGCGTGGCCGAGGTGCTGGAAGACAGCGGCGACGTGATCCGCTCGCCCAGCACCACCCTGACCGTGCCCAGCGTGATCCGCCTGCGCCGTTACGTGCGCCGCCCACGCGTGCATCCGGTGCCGTTCAACCGCCGCAACGTCCTGCGCCGCGACACCTTCACCTGCCAGTACTGCGGCGCCTCCGAGGAACTGACCATGGACCACGTGTTGCCCCGTTCGCGCGGTGGGCGGCACAACTGGGACAACGTGGTCACCGCCTGCCGCGCCTGCAACCAGCGCAAGGGGGACCGCACCCCCGACGAGGCCGCCATGCCGCTGCGGACCCGTCCGCACGCCCCCACCTTCGGCGTCTACGCGCACGGCCAGTTCGCCCACTGGCAGCCGGAGTGGGCCAACTACATCCGCTGA